The Streptomyces sp. NBC_01244 genome contains a region encoding:
- a CDS encoding ABC transporter ATP-binding protein, producing the protein MYQLTGVTKRYQRGKESIDALAGVDLTIEDGGRLVIQGPTGGGKSTLLQMLGALDRPTAGQIVLDGLDLATVSESRLTRVRAESIGFVFQSFNLIPTLTAQENVETALVPLGLKARERRDRAAEALDSVGLGERMGHLPGEMSGGQQQRVAIARALVKRPKVLLADEPTGNLDESMRDEVMELLEGLWKEHGLTFVMVTHDSALAKRAPRVATIRRGKVTITENA; encoded by the coding sequence TGTACCAACTCACCGGTGTCACCAAGCGTTACCAGCGCGGCAAGGAATCCATCGACGCGCTCGCCGGCGTGGACCTCACCATCGAGGACGGCGGCCGGCTCGTCATCCAGGGCCCCACCGGCGGCGGCAAGTCCACCCTGCTCCAGATGCTCGGCGCCCTGGACCGCCCGACGGCGGGACAGATCGTCCTCGACGGACTCGACCTCGCCACCGTCTCCGAATCCCGCCTCACCCGGGTCCGCGCGGAGAGCATCGGCTTCGTGTTCCAGTCCTTCAACCTGATCCCGACGCTCACCGCCCAGGAGAACGTCGAGACGGCCCTCGTCCCGCTCGGCCTGAAGGCCCGCGAGCGGCGCGACCGGGCCGCCGAAGCGCTGGACTCCGTGGGCCTCGGCGAGCGGATGGGGCACCTGCCCGGGGAGATGTCCGGCGGCCAGCAGCAGCGCGTGGCCATCGCGCGGGCGCTGGTGAAGCGGCCGAAGGTGCTGCTGGCCGACGAGCCGACCGGCAACCTCGACGAGTCCATGCGCGACGAGGTCATGGAACTGCTCGAAGGACTGTGGAAGGAACACGGCCTGACCTTCGTCATGGTCACCCACGACAGCGCGCTCGCGAAGCGGGCACCGCGGGTGGCGACCATCCGCCGGGGGAAGGTGACCATCACCGAAAACGCCTGA
- a CDS encoding GNAT family N-acetyltransferase — protein MMITPLSVPPTDTEIDHWWAVLAAARTADLPGTPPPSRTEVAGALRVPSARGRSLHWATDDAVASLVLFTDGVNDHTAFLDELTVRPDARRRGAGAALWALVREELLADGRTSVAAELDLKGPGQAFAESLGFENVLSMAWYVQDVREARWAQGAQAAKGEAAPLAPGYELHCWPGLVPDDRAQAVAVAHGAMEDAPTGELDQQIQTWTAERLHAAHRKVLDRGGALTTVAAVTPDGEVAAYTELVLPDPAGPRALQYDTVVVPGHRGHGLGRAVKLRMLAEAATRHPDLRTIATSVADDNTPMLAVNAALGYRRERGVGYFQLTL, from the coding sequence ATGATGATCACCCCACTCTCCGTACCCCCGACCGACACCGAGATCGACCACTGGTGGGCCGTCCTGGCCGCGGCCAGGACGGCCGACCTGCCGGGGACTCCGCCGCCCTCCCGGACGGAGGTGGCCGGAGCGCTGCGGGTGCCCTCGGCGCGGGGGCGCTCGCTGCACTGGGCGACGGACGACGCCGTCGCCTCCCTCGTGCTCTTCACCGACGGCGTCAACGACCACACGGCGTTCCTGGACGAGCTGACCGTACGGCCCGACGCGCGGCGCCGCGGTGCGGGAGCGGCCCTGTGGGCGCTGGTCCGCGAGGAGCTGCTCGCGGACGGCCGGACCTCGGTCGCGGCGGAGCTGGACCTGAAGGGTCCGGGTCAGGCGTTCGCCGAGTCCCTGGGCTTCGAGAACGTCCTGTCCATGGCCTGGTACGTACAGGACGTGCGGGAGGCGCGGTGGGCGCAGGGTGCGCAGGCGGCGAAGGGGGAGGCGGCGCCCCTCGCGCCCGGCTACGAGCTGCACTGCTGGCCCGGGCTGGTGCCCGACGACCGGGCGCAGGCCGTGGCCGTCGCCCACGGGGCGATGGAGGACGCGCCGACGGGGGAGCTGGACCAGCAGATCCAGACCTGGACGGCGGAGCGCCTGCACGCGGCGCACCGCAAGGTCCTGGACCGGGGAGGCGCTCTGACCACGGTCGCCGCCGTCACCCCGGACGGCGAGGTGGCGGCCTACACGGAACTGGTCCTCCCCGACCCGGCCGGCCCGCGCGCGCTCCAGTACGACACCGTGGTGGTCCCCGGCCACCGGGGCCACGGCCTCGGCCGCGCGGTCAAGCTCCGCATGCTGGCGGAGGCGGCGACCCGCCACCCGGACCTGCGCACCATCGCCACCTC